The following is a genomic window from Vitis vinifera cultivar Pinot Noir 40024 chromosome 6, ASM3070453v1.
CTTCCTAGCCCAACCCAACCAAACCCTCAATTCTACAGAACAGCACACTATTATCAGGCTATCTGACTAGGCATTTTCATACAAAGTTAAAAAAACTTCCATTTAGTTCATTAATGTGGAAATAATTGAGACAAAACTACCTATAAACCTTAACAAGCATACATCTTGCATAAAGGAGAAACTATAACAGCCACAAGCCCCAACATGAAACAATGAACATCCAGTAGACAGATCATATAATGCCTTATGGCACATCTGCTGTCTCTACCACAAACTTCTATCTGTTCTTATAGGGCAATTGAAAATAAACACCctcaagaaaaattcaaataaaaatatagtggTGTGTCCTAAGTGTCATACTGAAGTTCTATCTTTCAAATGCAAGGCAAGGTAGAGGAGGAGCTGTACAAGGTAGCTGGCATAGAGCATAAAAGATATGGTGAGCCAATACAAGCACGGGCTTATTCAATAGGTAAAGGGGTGTCCATTGATTGCTAACAATGATGCGATTCAAATAAAGTTGAATGTGCTCAAGGGAGAAGAGGAAGACAAAAAGGCACTTGAGTTGATGCAGAGGGAACAAAGAGAGGAGATGTctcattgtttcttttttttttctttttaagcacAAAAATTCATGTAGCTTATGCCAACAGGTGGGATTTAAGACTTCATTGTTATCATTGTTGTTATtgtgtttaaaaaaacaaaataacagcCCAAATATAAATCCTGAGTTCCTACAAAGTATTGTTCCAGATACACTTGACAATTGTAAATATATACCCAATTTCTTGCGACCTTTTCCCCCAAGGACCTATTTCTTCCCTAACAAAAtggcaaaaagaaaaagagaacatAAGGATTACGCCATTAAATGAGAAATTCACCTTTCGACTCTGACTTCTGCTCTTCCCCTTTTGGGgtttccttcttattttttggataaaaattctCATAATCTGCAATTGAATTGCAAACCATGTATCAGACATTATCAAACATTCaaataatcagcatgtcaacaAGATTAAAACAAAGGCCAATGAACTTCTTACTCTTCTTCTTAGGGGCTTCACTCGATAAAAACCTTCGGATTCTCGGGTTCGCAAGAACAAAATTCAAATCAGATAAATACGACTTCCCGACGAACCCTCTGCTCGCTCCAATGGAAGTTAAATATCCCCTCAAAAACCCTAACCCACCATCCAGTTGACCCAGGTCGGTACTGTAATGCGGTGCCCTGGAAAGGGCTTCGTTCAAAAACGCCGATCTTCCAACATTACCACCAGATAACACGTTCCGTGGCTGcaaaacgaaaaaaaaagaaatcaataaataaataaataaataaaaatacgcAAAACAATCAactcaaataaacaaaaagaagcGGAAAACTTATATACTTTTGCAGTAGAGGATCGTGACAGAGAACGGCCAAGCCTCGACAAGATCATTATTTGACGAATCTGAAGCAGAAATAGAGTACTGGGATTTCTTCAAATGGATCCAAGGAAGCAAATCTTATACGATTGGTTCACAGATTCGTCATTTGAGAgaaatgttttttctttctatttaggGTTCCAAGTTCGAATGAAGATAGACAAATACTAGGGACTGTTTGCCTGATATTTTTGCTTTGTGGGTGTTTCTCTTTTTCAGTTGTTTGGGCAACACGGCAGTAGCCCATGCCCAtgattttaaacaatttttaatttcaaattagtattaataaaatccaataaattattatgaaagaaTTCCAAGAAATTagcttttatttaaaaatattatacgaCTGTTCATGCCGTtacaaattttataaacatcatattttatttttaaaaatatttataaaaatatggtaaccaaataataaaaaataattttaaaatatataagttttaaaataaattttattatatttaaattttatcctATCTTCATAATtagcaaataaaatattttatagtctAGCAAAATTTTTTAgataggaaattattttttattttttattttttattttttaagacaaaaaataatgttttcatGTAACATTCTTtggttgttttcattttctttaaagctattttaaaaaaataattataaaaatatttataatgattaaaaaggaagctctaaatataaaaattattttaaaaatatatttaaaacagttttaaaacatttcaaattctttaataaaattttgttttataaaatatcaaataacgatttttaaaaattgtttttaaaaactattttttataactttttttaaaaaacactttccaaatAGTGTTTTAGAGCATGTTTGTTCATGTTTtcaataaatgttttcattattaaaaataaaaaacacaaaaaacttatttggaGAAAAGGgtgtgttttttttgtttttttgttttgttttctgtgTTAtcaaaaaagatatttttattgtttttttactattcaaataataaattattttttgtattttctcttctttatttttatgtttccatAAATGTGAACTCCATCCAACCACCATACCCTCACTCGCAAACCTTTTATTctttcttaaattattgaaattaatgtACTTACACATGgtaacaaaattatcatttgtttaagaaaattataattggtgtaaaaattttaaaattaaatatttttttatttaaatgaattgtacatataaaaattatttatatatttataatatcaagttaacggaagaaaacactttattaattttaaaaaataattttcaaacatgttttctgtAATACttaccctaaaaaaaaattattgactaaaccaaacatgttttttttagaacaaaaactattttccagaaTTCAgttttcaaacataatttttttttttttctaaaaacacaaaaaactgttctaaaaaactgtttttcagaacaattttctaaaacagcaaccattcattttcctattatttaaggttattaaataaaaaaattatatattttttctatttttgcttGTTTTACTATTCGCTTCTAGGCTCAAGTGATACTAGATGTcaaaagttattaaataaaaaaattatatattttttctatttttgcttGTTTTACTATTCGCTTCTAGGCTCAAGTGATACTAGATGTCAAAAACATGGACCAGGCCCAACCCAATAAAATACACAAAGGATCCAAACTCGTCCCTGAGAACAGTCATAGATAATACGGCACACGGACACGTAGAAAAGGCTCTTCAGTTCTTCATCTCCCTTTCTCTTAGTAATCTCTGATCGACATCGGTTCTTTGCAGGCCGTCATTTCGCTTTACCTTGCACTACAATGGAGGCCACGTCGGTGTTCCTCAACTCGAGAATAAATCCATTTGGGTTTTCTGTTGCAAACACCTTCAAGCCCTCTATCAGACCTTTTAACAAACACTTACAAGTCCAGCTACATGTCAACAATTCGAACCTCAAAACCATCAAACCCCCTTCAAAATGCTTTTTCCGTGCGTGCCCATTGTCATCATCGCCAGAAATAAGGAGAACCCATTTGTTGTGTCCACCCAAATGCTCCTATTCCAACTCTACCAGCTCAGAATCTCATAACCCATTTTTAAAACCCCTCAAAAACCTCTCATTTGATTCATTGAAAGCCACCCTTTCTCAATTGACCCCAATTGATATATGTAAATGGTCTGGGATATTATGCGTGTCCATTGCAGCCACTAAACGGACTGTGAATTTGCTGTTGAACCCTTTCTTTTGGATGTACTTCAGCTGGACTTGGTTGTTCTGGCCATGGTTTTTGGCTGTTGGGGTTGCAGTTTATGGCTTGTATTGCCTTCGCAGGCATTTGTGCGGTGAAGCTAATGTGTTTGAACAAATTGCTATTGTTACTTCAGTTTTTACTTGGCTCACCCTTGTCCCACCTGCCCATTTCAATGGCTTCCTTGAAGGATGGCCTTTTGTGTTCTTTTTTGTgtatcattatttcttttttttcaatgtaagtGTTAGGAAGCGCCTCTATGGGGACTACTTCCTTCGGCCGCATGATCCCAAATGGGATGTGAGCCCACCCAATTGGCATCGCCTCTTGTTCTGCATTGGAGTTATGGTTGGGCATTGGCTGGCAGCATATGAAGGGCCAGAGTTGCACCTCATTCCAGGTGGTTGGAACAATTTGTGGGTGTGGGCATTGATAATGGTAACTCTGTTTATGCAGTACCACTCAACATTATATCTTGCAAAGTACTCAGAAAAAGTGGTGGTGCCTACTGCAGTTGTGCAGTTTGGGCCTTACCGATGGGTCCGTCATCCAATATATGCATCTACAATGCTTCTGTTTGTGAGTTACTGTCTTGCACTCCGGGCACCCATCAGCTCCCTGTTTGTCATCGCTGTTTGCTTGATGTATTATGAGCAGAAAGTAAAATTGGAGGAGGCCTCGATGGTGGAGACCTTTGGGGAGAAGTATATGGAGTATGCAAATAAAGTTAAGTACAAGTTCATCCCTTTTGTTTATTAGGCAGTGTGAGAATATGCAGTTGCTTTTTTACATGTTGCAATCAATTTCTGGGATTCAAAGAATGAAGCTTTGCAACCAGGAAAAGGACATGTTAGATTAGATAGAAGAGGTGTGCAGTTTCCTTTAATGATTGTTTCTCATGtttctttattctcttttcCTATCGATTTAGAGTTCTTAATTTACCCATAAAAACTTAATTGATGCTTTTGTCTGTTCATTCATTATTATGCTTTCATTTTAGTGAGTTTACCAAGGTGTGATGATGTTGGTTGGATAGATCTTTCTTTGATTCATGCTAATTGGTTAATAATCCTTAGTTCCTTACCTTTCCGTGTAGAAATAGCAGATTTTTGGAGCTATAGGTCCCTCTCAAGCACAGGAGGTGAGGTTGGTCTTAAGACATTTGCAAAAGCAAACTGGTTTTTGATCTATTATCTTTCTTGTGCTAGTTGGGAGTTCTTATTGAGCCCTTGGCCTTGATTTCATATTCCTCTTAAAATAATTCACTAAAGCCTCTGCAACTCCAGTATGAAGACTTGTTTATGCATTCTGAAAATGTTTGAAGAGGTAAGCTTCAGCCAAAAGCTACAATTTCCCCATATGGTTTAGTTCTAGATGTCAACTTTTCTTCAACAAGCACATGGGTACATTGAGTGACCTGAGGCAAGCTCTACCCCAGCTTGGCTTGCTAGTTAATGACAAGTGTTTCCTGCTAGTGCCCTCTCCACTTGGTTGAGCCTTTTGGCAGCCAATGTATACTTCCTATATACTTTGGGACGCTGTTTTGGCATTTCCTTTTCATATATACTCTTtgttttacctat
Proteins encoded in this region:
- the LOC100255385 gene encoding uncharacterized protein LOC100255385; amino-acid sequence: MEATSVFLNSRINPFGFSVANTFKPSIRPFNKHLQVQLHVNNSNLKTIKPPSKCFFRACPLSSSPEIRRTHLLCPPKCSYSNSTSSESHNPFLKPLKNLSFDSLKATLSQLTPIDICKWSGILCVSIAATKRTVNLLLNPFFWMYFSWTWLFWPWFLAVGVAVYGLYCLRRHLCGEANVFEQIAIVTSVFTWLTLVPPAHFNGFLEGWPFVFFFVYHYFFFFNVSVRKRLYGDYFLRPHDPKWDVSPPNWHRLLFCIGVMVGHWLAAYEGPELHLIPGGWNNLWVWALIMVTLFMQYHSTLYLAKYSEKVVVPTAVVQFGPYRWVRHPIYASTMLLFVSYCLALRAPISSLFVIAVCLMYYEQKVKLEEASMVETFGEKYMEYANKVKYKFIPFVY